The Scheffersomyces stipitis CBS 6054 chromosome 5, complete sequence genome contains the following window.
ACAGAAATAAGTATAAGACCATCGGAGTTTGTACACCAAAATTACTAAGAAGTAGTTGCTCTTTTTCTGGTAGTAATCTCTAAATCTGGACGTCTTGATTATGGTAGATCACCCTTCGTGAATCTCCCCGCCTACTGCCACACCGAAATATACTACAGCAATGCTCAAGTCTAGCACTATGACACCAGCTTCCAGTGGAAGAGTGATCACTAATGGTTACAGCACCAGTCCATTACTGAAGAGCCccacttctccaactgGATCAAAACTATTATTGGAATCGCTTGCTTCCAACAGCCATACATATACGCTTGATTCGCCAGTGTCCTCCTACTCAGTTCTTGGGAAGGACTACTTTCAGTCAGGAAAGGAGCCGATCTACGAAGGTGCTAACGGGATTGTCCGAAAAGCTACGGATAGGACACGGACACTAACGTTGATCATAAAAAGGATCAAACAGAGAGACCAGTCTACTCAGCACTACAAGAAGTCTGTTATTATGGAATATGATACCATCAGAGCCTGTAACCACAAGAACATCGTCCAGATTTTGGACATCGCTGTTATTCCCGATTCATCTGATTTGTGCTTAGTGTACCCATACTACCCTAAGGGTGACCTTCTAGACTTGATGTGTCAGGTGAGAAGGTTTAAGATCGAAACGTCGGCAAGCTTGAAGGATTCTGTTTTCAAACAGATCTTGAAGGGAGTCAACTACTTGCATTCCAAGAACATCATCCATCGTGATTTGAAGACAGAAAACTGCTTGATAGATGCTGACGGGGTTATTAAAATTGCTGATTTCGGGTATGCTTTGAATCTTAACGATGACCGATTCAAGGGCTACTTGAAAGAGAACCCCGTTGAATTCTATTGTGGAACTGCAAGTTTCAAGGCCCCAGAGTTGTTCgttattgaagatgaaatcaacaaggaagagTTCTCGTTTGACCAATACTTGGAGAATATCGAGGTGATGAAGTATGTGGACTACTGGTCTCTAGGCATAATATACTTGAACATATACTTGATGAAGTCTCCCTGGAACAATGCAAATGCACTCGATCCGAAGAACATCGCATTTACAAAGTACCAAAAATACTATCCCGAGAATGATTCACAGCTTTCCCTTATAatcaaggacttgaacaGGAGCTCTTCGTCATTTAGCAACAACCCTGCCTTGgccttgttcaagaatttgcaTTACGATTCCAGAGAGTATATTCTTGGAATGTTGAATCCAACGCCGGATAGACGGTTGTCTCCCAAGGAAGTTCTCGATTCCAATTGGCTTAGCCAGGTTTATTCACCACCAAAAGACTTGGTTAACTTGATAAAATCAAAGTAGATTCAGATGTTTTCCCTTCATTCTGCTGCATTATTAGTGAAGATCATGTATTTTTAACGTTCACTAGGTTTGGGTTTTCTTATTTATGTTTTTATATTAATGATGATAATGGGTTTGATACTAGGAAAGTAGCAGTGGGTGTAAATATAGTAATAATTATAAGATGCGTTACGACTGATAGAAGCTACATTCTCCAATCTCCAATATGAACTTTGTAATCAGTTGGATTGTATTCATATGGCCAGATGGAGTAGACTACGAATTCAAAGTCAATGCAGCAACATAGTGTCAGAAAGGATCCTACTTATCTAAAATGAAACAGGCAACTTCAACAGGATGAAATCCTTCAAATCCATCCTCATAGCTACGAATCGTGGTGGAAACGAGAAGTTAAAAAAAGGGCTAGTCTACAAATTCGACTCAGCAGTGTCACAAATCCAACTTAAACGATTTTAGTGCTTGTATAAGTGAATCAACTccttcattttcttgtacaatcttcaaaatgaCCTTGTTGTAGAATTCATCAAAGTTGTTCTCCATATCCAGCAGGTAGCTCAATTCATTGCCTTTTGCACTTTCAGAAACATCATTAGCAGATTTACCTctctttgaagttttcttATTGAAGCCAGGTTTTTGTGAAGAGTCATTTGAAGACAATTCCGTTGTTGGACTAGCAGATGGAAGTCTAACCTGTTTCTTTGAATTGACATTGCTAGAATTTGCATTGTtaatttttgcaatctttAACTTTGAATTGATGATGGTCTGATTGGCGCCGATGATGCTTCGGTCCAAAGAGTCTTTGTCCTGTGATTCTTTTCTCTTattgatagaagaaaattgGGTCATACTGTTAAAATGTATGgaagcaaagaaagaagaaaggaagtTATAAATCATAATCTTTTTGCTGCAAATTACTGTGTAGAAATGCGACCACCAAAAGATTTAGCTGCAAAATATAAATGTTTTATGAAGAGTCGAGAATTGAGaattgggtgcaaaagGACATACAAATATTGTATGGATTAAACACAAGTCGACCATATAtgtcttgaacaacagtTTGTATCACTTCTGTCTGGTTCATGTATAGCAATGGTACTTTAAAAGATAGAACAGATCCATATTGAGTTCAGAAACG
Protein-coding sequences here:
- the PAK3 gene encoding ser/thr protein kinase (go_function protein kinase activity; ATP binding~go_process protein amino acid phosphorylation), with product MLKSSTMTPASSGRVITNGYSTSPLSKSPTSPTGSKLLLESLASNSHTYTLDSPVSSYSVLGKDYFQSGKEPIYEGANGIVRKATDRTRTLTLIIKRIKQRDQSTQHYKKSVIMEYDTIRACNHKNIVQILDIAVIPDSSDLCLVYPYYPKGDLLDLMCQVRRFKIETSASLKDSVFKQILKGVNYLHSKNIIHRDLKTENCLIDADGVIKIADFGYALNLNDDRFKGYLKENPVEFYCGTASFKAPELFVIEDEINKEEFSFDQYLENIEVMKYVDYWSLGIIYLNIYLMKSPWNNANALDPKNIAFTKYQKYYPENDSQLSLIIKDLNRSSSSFSNNPALALFKNLHYDSREYILGMLNPTPDRRLSPKEVLDSNWLSQVYSPPKDLVNLIKSK
- a CDS encoding predicted protein, translated to MTQFSSINKRKESQDKDSLDRSIIGANQTIINSKLKIAKINNANSSNVNSKKQVRLPSASPTTELSSNDSSQKPGFNKKTSKRGKSANDVSESAKGNELSYSSDMENNFDEFYNKVILKIVQENEGVDSLIQALKSFKLDL